The Spirochaetota bacterium genome window below encodes:
- the amrA gene encoding AmmeMemoRadiSam system protein A, with translation MVELNQEQKKKLLALARRTIEEYLKKKTLPKVDYDNEFKDEVFKQKCGAFVTLHKHGALRGCIGYVKGIKTIPEAVVDMAKASAFEDPRFEPLRASELDEIDIEISVLTPVEPVNDISEIVIGRDGLIISNGFRTGLLLPQVATEYGWDVKTFLEHTCYKAGLPPDAWKWNNTKIEKFSAIVFGEKELNIR, from the coding sequence ATGGTAGAGCTAAACCAAGAGCAAAAAAAGAAACTGCTTGCACTGGCACGAAGGACTATTGAAGAATATTTGAAAAAGAAAACGTTGCCAAAAGTTGATTATGATAATGAATTTAAAGACGAAGTGTTCAAGCAAAAATGTGGTGCATTTGTGACATTGCATAAACATGGTGCATTGCGAGGCTGCATTGGATATGTAAAAGGGATTAAAACTATACCTGAAGCAGTAGTAGATATGGCAAAAGCATCAGCATTTGAGGATCCACGATTTGAGCCACTACGGGCAAGTGAATTGGATGAAATTGATATTGAGATTTCAGTTTTAACACCAGTTGAACCAGTAAATGATATTTCGGAGATAGTTATAGGGAGAGATGGACTGATAATAAGCAATGGATTCAGGACAGGCTTGCTTTTACCACAGGTTGCAACAGAATATGGGTGGGATGTGAAAACGTTTCTTGAACATACGTGTTACAAGGCTGGGTTGCCACCTGATGCGTGGAAATGGAATAATACAAAAATAGAGAAATTTTCAGCAATTGTTTTCGGTGAAAAGGAGCTAAACATTCGATAA
- a CDS encoding TonB-dependent receptor — protein sequence MKRFVIVYLTFLLTISVFAQEQEKEDVVKLQDVIVSDTFLYPGAYQSITADSVKNNPKTDLLSVIKTNVPSFYVPSNRVMGYGVARSGSATLSIRGIGKSGWGPTTGIPILYNGMDTTMSIMGHPVADIMTMKNVERIEVLIGPQPVLFGSSAMGGVINVITKKQKEDGFTTELLGSYGTWNSTQDYLYHMGKMGKLDYSVGYQLQKTDGDWKQTINGKTFTSEFMQQNGTVHVGYALSANWYASVDSYGMKQNIHDPGPDGINALSGGALTNQLNLLEEFDITRGGVVAKLSHEYGKYSGTLQAEGNFGHHESVQSNTGVDKFKSDDSSYALRLKEIMKLWPGNTLTTGAEWRRYGGTAKDQSTGTYYIKNKYLHDTSIYALMDQALFNNIMNINGGARYSYNSKYGDYTSWQTGAAVRPLEKTKIYTNVAKGFKFPDIRQVYLKGMFPAINPNEDLEPETYTSAECGIEQKLLEGIQIHVAGYRIWSDNMFIYTSQWKNADRFTYNGAEASIIITAFKWLSFSAGYSFIDNEQDNEYLPYVPKHKANGSITLTIADFSATLDGEYVNGMYADTAGKKEFDNYFVANAQVSYSFLKKFTAFVSLYNITDKEYSTFAVLVPPLGNKYCEYPMPGFHFLAGMKATF from the coding sequence ATGAAACGTTTTGTCATTGTGTATCTTACTTTTCTATTAACTATTTCTGTTTTTGCACAAGAACAGGAAAAAGAAGATGTTGTTAAGTTACAGGATGTTATAGTTTCTGATACATTTTTATATCCCGGTGCGTATCAGTCTATAACAGCTGATTCTGTAAAAAATAATCCCAAAACAGATTTGCTCAGCGTAATTAAAACCAATGTTCCATCATTTTACGTTCCGTCAAACAGAGTGATGGGATACGGTGTGGCACGAAGTGGTTCTGCTACTCTTTCAATTCGTGGTATTGGTAAATCAGGATGGGGGCCAACCACGGGAATTCCTATTCTTTACAATGGTATGGATACCACAATGAGTATTATGGGTCATCCAGTTGCAGATATTATGACAATGAAAAATGTTGAGCGCATTGAAGTATTAATTGGTCCACAGCCAGTACTGTTTGGCTCAAGCGCAATGGGTGGCGTCATCAATGTCATTACAAAAAAGCAGAAAGAAGATGGTTTTACAACAGAGTTACTGGGGTCGTATGGCACATGGAATAGCACTCAGGATTACCTGTACCACATGGGTAAGATGGGAAAATTAGACTACAGTGTGGGCTATCAGTTGCAGAAAACTGATGGTGACTGGAAACAGACAATAAATGGAAAAACATTTACTTCTGAGTTTATGCAGCAAAATGGTACTGTGCATGTTGGCTATGCACTGTCTGCCAACTGGTATGCTTCAGTGGATAGCTATGGCATGAAGCAGAATATACATGATCCAGGACCAGATGGCATCAATGCCTTATCTGGTGGCGCTTTAACAAATCAGCTCAATTTACTGGAGGAATTTGATATTACCCGTGGTGGAGTTGTTGCAAAGCTGTCCCATGAGTATGGCAAATATAGTGGAACACTACAGGCAGAAGGCAATTTTGGTCACCATGAATCAGTGCAATCAAATACAGGTGTTGATAAATTTAAATCGGATGATTCTTCGTACGCACTGCGTTTAAAAGAAATTATGAAACTATGGCCCGGCAACACGTTGACCACTGGTGCAGAATGGCGCAGGTATGGTGGTACTGCAAAAGACCAATCTACCGGTACTTATTACATTAAAAATAAATATCTACATGATACATCTATATATGCATTGATGGATCAGGCATTATTCAACAATATAATGAACATTAATGGCGGTGCCCGATATAGCTATAATTCTAAATATGGTGATTACACGTCATGGCAGACAGGTGCTGCAGTTCGCCCATTAGAAAAAACCAAAATTTATACAAATGTAGCAAAAGGATTTAAGTTCCCTGATATACGGCAGGTTTATCTAAAAGGAATGTTCCCTGCTATAAATCCCAATGAAGATTTAGAACCAGAGACATATACATCAGCTGAATGTGGCATAGAGCAAAAGTTACTGGAGGGCATTCAGATTCATGTAGCTGGATACCGTATATGGTCAGATAATATGTTTATATATACTTCACAGTGGAAAAATGCAGATAGATTTACATATAACGGAGCCGAAGCATCAATAATAATCACCGCTTTTAAGTGGTTATCGTTTAGCGCTGGATATTCATTCATTGACAATGAACAGGATAATGAATACCTGCCGTATGTGCCAAAGCATAAAGCAAACGGTAGTATTACCCTTACAATAGCTGATTTTAGTGCAACACTTGATGGTGAGTATGTAAATGGCATGTATGCTGATACGGCTGGTAAAAAAGAGTTTGATAACTATTTTGTTGCAAATGCACAGGTATCATATTCATTTTTAAAGAAGTTTACCGCATTTGTTTCTTTATATAATATTACCGATAAAGAATATTCAACTTTTGCGGTTTTAGTTCCACCACTGGGTAATAAATATTGTGAATACCCAATGCCTGGATTCCATTTTCTGGCAGGGATGAAGGCAACATTCTAA
- the amrB gene encoding AmmeMemoRadiSam system protein B — protein MWQRKPGFAGSFYPASPEKLKNEIAHYLSKAEIKKLDNPVAFISPHAGYIYSGPVAAYSYVQLKENPVDVAIVLAPSHRARFNGASVISNGIFTTPLGDIKVDTAITDRLLDDEIFLEIKEAHQYEHSLEVQLPFLQVVLQDFVLVPIVIGTIDLEICRQIGNKLAEALGNESRKFVIIVSTDLSHYYSYDIAKKIDNNFIEALKKFDESYLFEMLQSDKAQACGEGPVLAGMVASKKLGAKKVEILHYANSGDTAGPKNEVVGYLAAAFVK, from the coding sequence ATGTGGCAGCGCAAACCCGGATTTGCAGGTTCATTTTATCCTGCAAGTCCTGAAAAATTAAAAAATGAAATTGCTCATTATTTATCAAAGGCTGAAATCAAAAAGCTTGATAATCCTGTAGCTTTTATATCACCACATGCAGGGTATATCTACTCTGGCCCTGTTGCAGCATACTCGTATGTACAGCTAAAGGAAAATCCTGTAGATGTTGCTATTGTGCTTGCCCCTTCACATCGTGCACGATTTAACGGTGCGTCCGTTATATCAAATGGCATATTTACTACCCCATTGGGTGATATAAAAGTAGACACAGCTATTACAGATAGGCTTTTAGATGATGAAATATTTTTAGAAATTAAGGAAGCCCATCAATACGAGCATTCACTGGAGGTACAGCTTCCTTTTTTGCAGGTAGTGTTACAAGATTTTGTACTTGTACCGATAGTTATCGGTACTATTGATCTTGAGATTTGCAGGCAGATTGGCAACAAACTTGCAGAAGCTTTGGGCAATGAAAGTCGAAAGTTTGTTATTATTGTTTCAACGGATCTTTCCCATTATTACAGCTATGATATAGCAAAGAAAATTGATAATAACTTTATTGAAGCTTTGAAAAAATTTGATGAGAGCTATCTCTTTGAAATGCTCCAAAGCGATAAAGCACAGGCATGCGGTGAAGGTCCTGTTCTTGCTGGGATGGTTGCATCTAAAAAATTAGGGGCAAAAAAGGTTGAAATTTTACATTATGCAAATTCGGGTGATACAGCTGGTCCTAAAAATGAGGTAGTTGGTTATTTGGCAGCTGCATTTGTGAAATAA